The proteins below come from a single Benincasa hispida cultivar B227 chromosome 4, ASM972705v1, whole genome shotgun sequence genomic window:
- the LOC120075520 gene encoding B3 domain-containing protein At1g05920-like, whose protein sequence is MGMIEEGLRLGEINGVNIPRRKRSSSVESKPDDDGASISMMEVATIMIAMANANGGYYKRKRKKSSTSKQRKKSSTPKQRKKSPTKKQRRKSRGKEMELGKSPPEMPAAMRDRIVGNGGIEIELVIQKKLEESDVNRNNGRLSLPAKKVRREFVREEEKKILDEEKGKNEKKKKGMEVGIVDDFLRESSMWLKKWKIGSGKDYCLMNNWNCFVEENGLRSGDFVQLWSFRINSSDRLCFAIVKLSHLL, encoded by the coding sequence ATGGGGATGATTGAAGAAGGCCTTCGGCTAGGGGAAATCAATGGAGTCAACATTCCTCGGAGGAAGAGATCCAGCAGCGTCGAATCCAAGCCTGACGATGACGGAGCCTCCATTTCCATGATGGAGGTGGCCACGATTATGATCGCGATGGCCAACGCGAACGGTGGCTACTacaaaaggaagaggaagaaatctTCGACGTCGAAGCAGAGGAAGAAATCTTCGACGCCGAAGCAGAGGAAGAAATCTCCGACGAAGAAACAGAGGAGGAAGTCGAGAGGAAAGGAAATGGAGTTAGGGAAGAGTCCGCCGGAGATGCCGGCGGCGATGAGAGATCGGATTGTGGGAAATGGCGGAATCGAAATCGAATTGGTGATTCAAAAGAAACTTGAAGAGAGTGATGTGAACAGAAACAATGGGAGATTGAGTCTTCCGGCGAAGAAGGTGAGAAGGGAATTTGTgagggaagaagagaaaaagattttggatgaagaaaaggggaagaatgagaagaagaagaagggaatgGAAGTGGGGATTGTGGATGATTTTCTCAGAGAAAGCTCCATGTGGTTGAAGAAATGGAAGATTGGGAGTGGTAAGGATTACTGTTTGATGAACAATTGGAATTGTTTTGTGGAAGAAAATGGTTTGAGAAGTGGGGATTTCGTTCAACTTTGGAGCTTCAGAATCAATAGTTCTGACCGTCTCTGTTTCGCCATTGTTAAACTCTCACATCTCCTTTAA
- the LOC120074965 gene encoding pentatricopeptide repeat-containing protein At1g25360-like translates to MRNALDIRLVANRYAAKLQLCSPQDPASFSLARAVHAHMIASGFKPRGHFLNRLLEMYCKSSNVVYARQLFDEIPNPDAIARTTLITAYSALGNLELGREIFNGTPLRMRDTVFYNAMITAYSHNGDGYSALELFRAMRRDDFQPDDFTFTSVLSALVLVVDNEQQCGQLHCAVVKTGMGCVSSSVLNALLSVYVKCASPLPISSSAMVSARKLFDEMPKRDELTWTTMITGYVRNDDLNGGREVFDAMAGKHGPSWNAMISGYVHYGCFHEALIMSRKMRFLGIQYDDVTYTTIISACANGGFFEMGKQVHAYILKNELNPNHYFWLSVNNALITLYCKNDKVDEARKIFYEMPVRNIITWNAILSGYVNAGRMVEAKSFFEEMPDKNLLTLTVMISGLAQNGFGDEGLKLFKQMRLDGFEPCDYAFAGALTACSVLGALENGRQLHAQLVHLGYESSLSVGNAMISMYARCGVVEAAESVFVTMPSVDLVSWNAMIAALGQHGHGVKAIELFDQMLEKGVFPDRITFLTVLTACSHAGLVEEGRHYFNSMLEIYGITPGEDHYARMVDLFCRAGMFSYAKNVIDTMPSKPGAPVWEALLAGCRIHGNMDLGIEAAEQLFELMPQHDGTYVLLSNMYADVGRWNDVAKVRKLMRDQAVKKEPACSWIEVENKVHVFMVDDDVHPEVLSVYRYLEHLGPEMKILGYIPDTKFVLHDMEYEQKEHALSTHSEKLAVGFGIMKLPPGATVRVFKNLRICGDCHNAFKFMSKVAKREIIVRDRKRFHHFKNGECSCGNYW, encoded by the coding sequence ATGAGAAATGCCTTGGACATCCGCCTGGTGGCAAACCGGTATGCTGCAAAATTGCAACTCTGTTCCCCACAGGATCCGGCTTCATTCTCACTTGCTCGGGCAGTCCATGCCCATATGATTGCTTCCGGATTCAAGCCTCGTGGGCATTTCCTTAATCGTTTACTGGAAATGTACTGTAAATCGTCGAATGTTGTGTATGCACGCCAACTGTTCGACGAAATTCCCAACCCAGATGCTATAGCAAGGACTACGTTGATTACGGCTTATTCTGCTTTGGGCAATCTGGAACTGGGTCGAGAAATATTTAATGGAACTCCATTGCGTATGAGGGATACTGTTTTCTACAATGCAATGATCACTGCTTATTCGCACAACGGTGATGGTTATTCTGCTCTTGAGCTGTTTCGTGCTATGAGACGAGATGACTTCCAGCCTGATGACTTTACATTTACAAGCGTTCTCAGTGCTTTAGTGCTTGTTGTTGACAATGAACAGCAGTGTGGTCAGCTACATTGTGCAGTGGTGAAAACTGGAATGGGGTGTGTTTCTTCTTCAGTGTTGAACGCTCTTCTGTCTGTTTATGTCAAGTGTGCATCACCATTACCGATATCATCTTCAGCAATGGTTTCAGCTAGGAAATTGTTTGACGAAATGCCCAAGAGGGATGAGTTGACATGGACGACGATGATTACTGGGTATGTGAGGAATGATGATCTGAATGGGGGGCGTGAAGTTTTTGATGCAATGGCTGGAAAGCATGGGCCATCATGGAATGCCATGATATCTGGGTATGTGCACTATGGTTGTTTTCATGAAGCATTAATAATGTCTAGGAAAATGCGTTTTCTTGGAATTCAATACGACGATGTCACCTATACAACCATAATCAGTGCTTGTGCCAATGGTGGATTCTTTGAAATGGGGAAACAGGTGCATGCTTACATTCTAAAGAATGAGCTGAACCCAAATCATTATTTTTGGCTGTCTGTCAATAATGCACTGATCACTTTATATTGTAAAAATGATAAAGTTGATGAGGCACGGAAGATTTTCTATGAGATGCCAGTTAGAAATATTATTACTTGGAATGCAATCTTATCAGGGTATGTGAATGCAGGGCGTATGGTGGAAGCAAAGTCTTTCTTCGAAGAAATGCCAGATAAAAACCTTCTTACATTGACTGTGATGATTTCAGGATTGGCACAAAATGGATTTGGAGATGAGGGTTTGAAATTGTTCAAGCAAATGAGGTTGGATGGTTTTGAACCTTGTGATTATGCATTTGCAGGAGCACTTACAGCTTGTTCTGTGCTTGGAGCATTGGAGAATGGTCGCCAGCTCCATGCCCAACTTGTTCACCTGGGCTACGAGTCGAGCCTTTCTGTTGGCAATGCAATGATCTCAATGTATGCAAGATGTGGAGTGGTTGAGGCTGCAGAATCTGTGTTCGTCACTATGCCTTCTGTAGACTTGGTTTCATGGAATGCAATGATTGCGGCACTGGGACAGCATGGGCATGGTGTAAAAGCAATTGAACTTTTTGATCAAATGTTGGAAAAGGGTGTATTCCCTGATAGAATAACATTTCTTACCGTTCTCACTGCATGTAGCCATGCAGGGTTGGTTGAGGAGGGACGccattattttaattcaatgttGGAAATTTATGGTATCACCCCTGGTGAAGATCATTATGCTCGAATGGTTGATTTGTTTTGCCGAGCTGGGATGTTCTCATATGCAAAGAATGTCATCGACACCATGCCTTCTAAGCCGGGTGCACCAGTTTGGGAGGCTCTTCTTGCCGGTTGCCGGATTCATGGGAACATGGATTTAGGAATAGAAGCTGCTGAACAACTTTTTGAGCTAATGCCGCAACACGATGGAACCTATGTACTTTTGTCGAACATGTATGCTGATGTAGGTCGTTGGAACGATGTTGCTAAGGTGCGGAAATTGATGAGGGACCAAGCGGTCAAGAAGGAgcctgcttgtagttggattGAGGTTGAGAACAAGGTTCATGTGTTCATGGTCGATGATGATGTGCACCCTGAGGTGCTATCTGTCTATCGTTACTTGGAGCATCTGGGCCCTGAAATGAAGATATTAGGATATATCCCAGACACTAAATTTGTGTTGCATGATATGGAATATGAACAAAAAGAACATGCCTTGTCTACTCACAGTGAGAAGCTCGCTGTTGGGTTTGGGATAATGAAGCTTCCTCCAGGTGCAACAGTCAGGGTTTTCAAGAACCTCAGGATCTGTGGGGATTGCCATAATGCATTCAAGTTCATGTCTAAAGTGGCGAAGAGGGAGATAATAGTGAGGGATAGAAAGAGGTTTCACCATTTTAAGAATGGTGAATGTTCGTGTGGTAATTACTGGTGA